One part of the Haliotis asinina isolate JCU_RB_2024 chromosome 2, JCU_Hal_asi_v2, whole genome shotgun sequence genome encodes these proteins:
- the LOC137273679 gene encoding uncharacterized protein C11orf98-like, protein MGLFSIKSKKQYVKKGGRRKKGYVPCNRTEKKKQKRNTSSQVLVEEDELMSREQLQKKLKNRNSSITVSGKRRQKMLKRLRHSVKDASKLVQVDVEMEEEPKQKKSRKKSKKSGEVDMDEDL, encoded by the exons ATGGGCTTGTTTTCTATCAAAAGCAAGAAACAGTATGTTAAAAAGGGG GGACGGAGGAAAAAGGGGTATGTCCCTTGTAACAGAACAGAGAAGAAGAAGCAGAAGAGGAACACGAGCAGTCAGGTGCTTGTGGAGGAGGATGAGCTGATGAGCCGGGAACAGCTGCAGAAGAAGCT GAAGAACCGGAACTCCAGTATCACAGTATCAGGGAAACGTCGACAAAAGATGTTGAAGCGGCTCCGCCACTCTGTGAAAGATGCCAGCAAGTTGGTACAAGTCGATG TTGAAATGGAGGAGGAACCAAAACAGAAGAAGAGCAGGAAGAAGAGCAAGAAGTCAGGGGAAGTGGATATGGATGAAGACTTGTAG